In Helianthus annuus cultivar XRQ/B chromosome 8, HanXRQr2.0-SUNRISE, whole genome shotgun sequence, a single genomic region encodes these proteins:
- the LOC110870638 gene encoding uncharacterized protein LOC110870638, translating to MVWYGQCIPRHSFHLWLVLKNKLKTQDRLAVWEAGSETNLRLMCCPLCNYGRDSRDHLFFQCSYAAKIWNIVKRRIDMGNVNDNWNSIMVWIEQNAASKKLEHIVCKLVVAASTYFIWQERNNRLFSNVQRKEEMVAQVVLDIVRLRIMGFKFGRDANHRKLLEAWRIMEDEPG from the coding sequence ATGGTTTGGTATGGTCAATGCATTCCAAGACACTCGTTTCATCTTTGGTTGGTTTTAAAAAATAAGCTGAAAACTCAGGATAGGTTGGCGGTTTGGGAAGCGGGGAGTGAGACAAATCTACGACTTATGTGCTGTCCCCTTTGTAATTATGGACGTGACTCTAGAGATCACCTATTCTTTCAATGCTCTTATGCGGCGAAGATATGGAACATTGTCAAGAGAAGGATCGATATGGGGAATGTAAACGACAATTGGAACTCAATAATGGTGTGGATTGAGCAGAATGCGGCTTCTAAGAAGCTGGAACACATTGTTTGTAAGCTTGTTGTTGCGGCTTCTACATACTTCATATGGCAAGAAAGGAATAACCGGTTGTTTTCAAACGTTCAAAGGAAGGAAGAGATGGTGGCACAAGTTGTTCTTGATATAGTGCGGCTTCGTATAATGGGTTTCAAGTTTGGAAGAGACGCTAACCATAGGAAGCTTTTGGAAGCATGGCGAATAATGGAAGACGAACCGGGCTGA
- the LOC110870639 gene encoding uncharacterized protein LOC110870639, which yields MDELTKTGGRPPLSFKEIADRILDVDGNNIQPKRGINIIDELTKVSAPVQLDNLSSPITGFHGLNLSADKESTKSSGAANPFAKVVNNAKENVKVNFRMMESSESVDGADVVIPMSSVKQVSDRYANTLYGYFLGKRLAFPVVDYFAKNNWVKYGLSRLMMNANGFFFFKFKTKEGMDKMVEDGPWMIRNVPIILKEWSASVKLEKEDIKAIPVWVKMHDVPLAAYTEDGLSLLASKIGVPKMLDSYTATMCAESWGRSSYSRALIEIQAGDELKRSVTVAIPSLDDNGHSKVEVKIEYDWEPLRCSSCCVFGHEDSSCPKNHQVVSSGDSGKKIDDFQVVGAKKKKATNQGLHMKNQKPKVVYRPVVNPKPNSSLRKPMNNQVSTSNSFDTLKDDDGGQGCSTVGRIEKKVKHANDKQDSDEEEVEEVYNETNKFMTSGTHPSSSRARASNSSTKGSNG from the coding sequence ATGGATGAACTCACGAAAACTGGTGGTAGGCCACCACTGTCATTCAAAGAAATAGCGGATCGTATACTTGATGTTGATGGAAACAATATACAGCCAAAACGTGGTATAAACATTATCGATGAACTTACTAAGGTCTCGGCACCGGTTCAATTGGATAATTTGTCCTCACCAATAACAGGTTTCCATGGGCTGAATTTGTCGGCTGATAAGGAGAGTACAAAGTCTTCTGGCGCTGCGAATCCATTTGCTAAAGTAGTGAATAACGCAAAGGAGAATGTAAAGGTTAATTTTCGGATGATGGAATCTAGTGAGTCAGTTGATGGAGCCGATGTCGTTATTCCAATGTCTTCGGTTAAACAGGTCTCTGacaggtatgctaacactttgtATGGATATTTTCTGGGTAAACGTCTGGCTTTCCCAGTGGTGGATTATTTCGCAAAGAACAACTGGGTTAAATATGGTCTCTCTAGACTAATGATGAATGCGAacgggttctttttctttaaattcaaaACAAAGGAAGGGATGGATAAAATGGTAGAGGATGGACCTTGGATGATTAGAAATGTCCCGATAATTTTGAAGGAGTGGTCGGCCTCTGTCAAGTTGGAAAAGGAAGATATTAAAGCTATCccagtttgggtcaagatgcatgatgtgccgttagCAGCGTATACTGAGGACGGTCTTAGTTTGCTCGCGTCTAAGATAGGGGTGCCTAAAATGTTAGATTCGTACACTGCTACAATGTGTGCTGAATCGTGGGGAAGAAGCAGTTATTCTAGAGCTCTCATTGAAATTCAAGCCGGGGATGAGTTAAAGAGGAGTGTTACTGTTGCTATCCCATCTTTAGATGATAATGGTCATTCAAAGGTGGAGGTAAAAAtcgaatatgattgggagcctttaaggTGTTCATCTTGTTGCGTGTTTGGTCATGAAGATAGCTCGTGCCCAAAGAACCATCAAGTTGTTTCGAGTGGGGATTCTGGGAagaaaattgatgattttcaggttgtgggtGCCAAGAAGAAGAAAGCTACTAACCAAGGTCTCCACATGAAAAATCAGAAACCTAAGGTAGTGTATAGGCCTGTTGTAAACCCTAAACCAAATTCGTCGTTAAGGAAGCCGATGAACAATCAGGTATCAACGTCTAACTCATTTGATACCCTTAAGGACGATGATGGTGGTCAGGGATGTAGTACGGTGGGTCGTATAGAGAAGAAGGTCAAGCATGCTAATGACAAGCAGGATTCAGATGAGGAGGAGGTCGaggaagtctacaatgaaactaaTAAATTTATGACTTCGGGAACACATCCTTCATCTTCTAGAGCTCGGGCAAGCAACTCCTCCACAAAGGGTTCCAATGGCTAG